The Alistipes megaguti sequence CACCGAGAAGGCCGAGACGATGGCCATGGCGTCGCTGTTGCGCACGAAGCCCTTGATTCCCTCGGTCGACCCCATCCGCATGACGACGTGCAGCTGCGAGAGGCGGATGCCCCGTTCGGCCAGCGCCGCGGAGATTACCTCGAGGGTTCCCGAGCCGTTTTCGCGCAGCACCAGCGGGATGCGGCACAGCGTCTCGGGAGTTACCGTCTCGGTGCGGGCGTAACGCCCTGCGGGACGCGCCACCAGCACCAGTTCGTCGGGTCGGAACAGCGTGTAGTGGAGACCCTGCCGGCGGCTGACGCTCTCGACCAGCCCCAGGTCGATCCGATGGTCGTCCAACGCCTGTTCGACCTGACCGCTGTTGCCCGAGAGGAGCGAGAGGCGCACCTTCGGGAAGCGGGCCGTAAAGCGCGCCAGAATCGGCGGCAGGAGGTATTGCGCAATGGTTGTACTGGCTCCGAGGCGCAGTTCGCCCTCGGTCTGGCCCGTGCAGAGGCTCATTTCGTACTCCAGACGGCGGTAGTCGTCGGCCACGCGTTCGGCCGCGTCGAGCAGCGTACGGCCTGCGTCGGTGAGTTCCAGCCGGCTT is a genomic window containing:
- a CDS encoding LysR family transcriptional regulator — its product is MDDFRLKVFITAARTLSFTRTAEQLDISQPAVSKHIGELEARYEVQLFTRRGSRLELTDAGRTLLDAAERVADDYRRLEYEMSLCTGQTEGELRLGASTTIAQYLLPPILARFTARFPKVRLSLLSGNSGQVEQALDDHRIDLGLVESVSRRQGLHYTLFRPDELVLVARPAGRYARTETVTPETLCRIPLVLRENGSGTLEVISAALAERGIRLSQLHVVMRMGSTEGIKGFVRNSDAMAIVSAFSVVDELRSGALQIVDLEGLTLLRDFVFVHSEAHPARLVRQFMEFALANL